A window from Drosophila nasuta strain 15112-1781.00 chromosome 3, ASM2355853v1, whole genome shotgun sequence encodes these proteins:
- the LOC132793356 gene encoding putative uncharacterized protein DDB_G0277255 has product MMDEQLIDEVAQHGVIFNRQKYYLNGSASGGKYETKDEAWQLIALKLRTDVETCKKRWKYLRERYVSQRKQGDPPVYEHLSRPYLEKMKFLDQHIQPRKSYRNVPNFLTSPQSANSSNYSEYNVDSKSNSSLKNMSHFGGATQNHHYHQQQHQQSSEQQQHTMNALSSAAVSALENVNGQVKIEAEIFRDFAAAVASQQLQHISQSQMQQQQAAAVAAVMADSSQGYQEPYRENNVGINAAQNSAGSTGGLTSTSSSMKSPLSSPLPGISLTGVQEEQATPSGSAAGQQPPVHSSSSVAGIANNMQVQAAHGYNHKSSDDLHSSTSSGGNYHTKKPRVQLNSNGGSYGQHSANGGNMVNANGSSNHFGHDSDDDSDDNSAALMTPQTMLQHDNHYSNSVNMQRNAANGNMSGNNSSNNNNNNNQQQQPQQHQQHQNMFPANSDFLFQLYQQLPQQAGTSHASSFGKFQTPPNPPSVHRSSEHLLGELVTTELLKMSKDRRKNVQKRILEILFFDD; this is encoded by the exons ATGATGGATGAGCAACTCATTGATGAGGTGGCTCAACACGGCGTGATATTCAATCGTcaaaagtattatttaaatggcAGTGCCAGCGGTGGAAAGTATGAAACCAAGGACGAGGCTTGGCAACTTATTGCTCTCAAGCTGCGCACCGATG TTGAAACGTGTAAAAAGCGTTGGAAGTACTTGCGTGAACGCTATGTGTCCCAACGGAAACAGGGCGATCCACCTGTCTACGAACATTTGTCCCGTCCATATTTagagaaaatgaaatttctgGATCAGCACATCCAGCCACGTAAATCGTATCGCAATGTGCCCAACTTTCTGACCTCGCCGCAATCAGCAAACAGTTCCAACTACAGCGAATATAATGTGGACTCCAAGTCGAATAGCTCACTCAAGAATATGTCACATTTTGGCGGCGCCACGCAaaatcatcattatcatcagcagcagcatcagcaatcgtcggagcaacagcagcatacAATGAATGCGCTCAGCTCGGCAGCTGTCTCAGCACTGGAGAACGTAAATGGACAGGTGAAGATTGAGGCGGAGATTTTCAGAGATTTCGCTGCCGCAGTGGCGtcgcagcaactgcaacacatCTCCCAATctcaaatgcagcagcaacaggcggCTGCAGTGGCAGCTGTCATGGCAGACTCTTCACAGGGCTACCAGGAGCCGTATCGAGAGAACAACGTCGGCATAAATGCTGCTCAGAACAGCGCTGGCAGCACAGGCGGCTTAACTTCGACGTCTTCCTCCATGAAATCGCCACTGTCATCACCACTGCCTGGCATTAGTTTAACTGGAGTGCAGGAAGAACAGGCGACGCCATCGGGCTCAGCTGCGGGCCAACAGCCACCAGTACATTCCTCTTCCAGTGTAGCTGGCATTGCCAACAATATGCAAGTGCAGGCGGCGCATGGATATAATCATAAGAGTAGCGACGATTTGCATTCCTCCACGTCGAGTGGTGGTAACTATCACACAAAGAAGCCTCGAGTGCAACTCAACTCGAATGGAGGAAGCTATGGCCAACATTCCGCGAACGGCGGCAACATGGTCAATGCCAATGGTAGCAGCAATCACTTTGGACACGATAGCGACGACGATTCGGATGACAACAGCGCTGCCCTAATGACACCACAGACAATGCTGCAACACGATAATCACTACAGCAATTCGGTCAACATGCAACGCAATGCTGCCAATGGAAATAtgagtggcaacaacagcagcaataataacaacaacaataatcaacaacagcaaccacagcagcatcagcaacatcagaATATGTTTCCAGCAAATTCGGATTTCCTGTTTCAGCTCTATCAACAGCTGCCTCAACAGGCGGGCACTTCGCATGCCTCGAGCTTTGGAAAATTCCAAACGCCACCGAATCCTCCAAGTGTGCATCGTTCGTCGGAGCATTTGCTGGGCGAACTGGTCACCACAGAGCTGCTGAAGATGAGCAAGGACCGTCGGAAAAACGTGCAGAAGCGAATATTGGAAATACTTTTCTTTGATGATTAA
- the LOC132793357 gene encoding farnesyl pyrophosphate synthase produces the protein MFKLAQKFLPQQRLFNASNIAIRRMISTSDEVKSVDTIGGLPTEIVNEQKLKKTTRALSTLQNHSVPIAARVTVSKDESRDFMAVFPDVVRDLTNATKAYNCNDAAKWFAKALQYNVPRGKKNRGILTVLTYKNLVQPQDLTPENIKLAQYLGWCVEMLQSFFIMSDDVMDNSTTRRGQTCWHKVENVGLTAINDALMIENAIYLLLKQHFSHLECYVPLLELFHEISFITTCGQSLDLLNSYKSVANFTMENYKAIVDNKTAYYTFYLPFAIAMHLAGYTDPEAFRQTKSIVLEMGHFFQVQDDFLDCFGNPEITGKVGTDIQDNKCSWLAVVAMQRANAEQKQIMIDCYGKSDPAKVDRVKELYKELSLPSTYATFEEESYNMIKTHIQQTSRGVPHITFLQILNKIYQRDA, from the exons atgtttaagtTAGCGCAAAAGTTTTTACCGCAACAGCGGCTTTTCAATGCTTCGAACATTGCAATCCGCCGAATGATCTCAACTAGTGATGAAGTAAAGTCTGTCGATACCATTGGAGGATTGCCAACAGAAATTGTTAACgagcaaaaattgaaaaagacAACCAG AGCATTATCGACGCTTCAAAATCATTCTGTTCCCATCGCAGCAAGAGTCACGGTGTCAAAAGATGAAAGCCGCGATTTTATGGCCGTATTTCCTG ACGTAGTGCGCGACCTTACGAATGCGACAAAGGCGTACAATTGCAATGATGCTGCTAAATGGTTTGCCAAGGCCTTGCAATACAATGTGCCGCGAGGCAAGAAGAATCGTGGCATATTGACAGTACTCACCTACAAGAATCTCGTGCAACCCCAGGACTTGACCCCCGAGAATATCAAGCTGGCCCAGTATCTGGGTTGGTGTGTTGAAATG CTACAAAGTTTCTTTATTATGTCCGACGATGTAATGGACAACAGCACGACTCGCAGGGGTCAGACATGCTGGCATAAGGTGGAGAATGTTGGCCTGACAGCCATTAATGATGCCCTCATGATAGAGAATGCTATCTACCTGTTGCTAAAGCAACACTTTAGTCATTTGGAATGCTATGTTCCCCTGTTGGAACTATTCCATGAGATATCATTTATTACCACCTGTGGACAATCTCTCGACTTACTCAACTCGTACAAAAGTGTCGCGAACTTTACCATGGAGAACTATAAAGCGATTGTTGACAACAAAACAGCATACTATACATTCTATCTACCCTTTGCCATTGCTATGCATTTAGCCGG CTACACCGATCCCGAAGCATTtagacaaacaaaaagcatAGTTCTGGAGATGGGCCACTTTTTCCAAGTGCAAGATGATTTCCTTGATTGTTTTGGCAACCCGGAGATCACCGGCAAAGTGGGCACCGACATACAGGACAACAAGTGTTCCTGGCTCGCTGTTGTGGCCATGCAGCGGGCCAACGCTGAGCAGAAACAAATTATGATTGACTGCTATGGCAAAAGCG ATCCTGCTAAGGTAGACCGAGTTAAGGAACTGTACAAGGAGCTTAGCTTGCCCTCTACTTATGCAACCTTCGAGGAGGAAAGCTACAACATGAtcaaaacacacatacaacaaacATCTCGCGGTGTGCCACATATAACTTTCCTGCAAATTctcaacaaaatatatcaacgGGATGCGTAA
- the LOC132793355 gene encoding LOW QUALITY PROTEIN: CWF19-like protein 1 homolog (The sequence of the model RefSeq protein was modified relative to this genomic sequence to represent the inferred CDS: deleted 1 base in 1 codon), giving the protein MDASTKILVVGDVRGRFKQLFSRVEQVNKKAGPFEILCCVGDFFGADKQNEELIAYKNGFKHITVPTYILGANKEEDNNYFEDLTDGEICTNLTYLGKRGVYTLSSGVKIAYLSGVEAATSAASEHEFSKADVQAVRNSCLVSKSCATDYRGVDVLLTSQWPYGLQEKQNANASKLISFLSREIKPRYHFCGINGTFYECAPFRVPKDETTQFELCTRLISLADVGNAVKAKYIYALSLKPVDKSRLLDLVQKTTDEIPCPYINLDMSGVVKKNETSESQQYFFDMDSSGNRKRRGEAGQRDKRPRIMQIDQDNCWFCLSSIKVEKHLIITVGERFYIALAKGPINSHHVLILSTKHIPCSAQLSPEDWEELEKFKGALRQLFKSLGQVVCFTERHYKTSHLIIDVLAFEEGYAWKIKHSFEDKAEEFNLEFETLPALDSPKMLPEMGPYFVAELPDDSTLITRQMKHFPLHFARDVFCSENLLNCDEKVNWKECLLEKEEETAYVEGFRKSFAPFDFTDDD; this is encoded by the exons ATGGACGCAAGCACAAAAAT atTAGTTGTGGGCGATGTACGCGGTCGTTTCAAGCAGCTGTTTAGCAGAGTGGAGCAGGTTAACAAAAAAGCCGGTCCCTTTGAGATTTTGTGTTGTGTCGGTGAC TTTTTTGGCGCGGATAAACAAAACGAGGAGCTGATAGCATACAAAAATGGATTCAAACACA tTACTGTGCCCACTTATATACTTGGTGCCAATAAGGAGGAGGACAACAATTACTTTGAGGACTTGACGGACGGAGAGATCTGCACAAATTTAACGTACCTGGGCAAGCGTGGGGTCTATACGTTGAGTAGCGGGGTCAAAATAGCATACCTAAGCGGAGTGGAAGCTGCGACAAGTGCCGCTAGCGAGCATGAGTTCTCTAAAGCCGATGTGCAAGCTGTACGCAATTCCTGTCTCGTCTCGAAAAGCTGTGCAACGGATTACAGAGGTGTTGATGTGTTGCTGACCTCACAATGGCCTTACGGCTTGCAGGAGAAACAGAAT GCGAATGCTTCCAAGCTGATTTCATTCTTGTCGCGCGAGATAAAGCCACGCTATCACTTTTGTGGTATTAATGGCACCTTCTACGAGTGTGCGCCTTTTCGTGTGCCCAAGGATGAGACTACGCAGTTTGAATTGTGTACGCGTCTCATCTCCCTGGCGGACGTAGGTAATGCAGTGAAGGCCAAATACATTTATGCGCTCAGTCTAAAGCCCGTGGATAAGTCACGTTTATTGGATCTGGTGCAGAAGACAACAGACGAAATACCTTGTccatatattaatttggatATGTCAGGGGTCGTCAAGAAAAATGAAACG TCTGAAAGTCAACAATACTTCTTTGATATGGACTCGAGTGGAAATCGCAAACGACGCGGCGAGGCTGGACAACGTGACAAGCGTCCCCGAATAATGCAAATTGATCAGG ATAATTGTTGGTTCTGTTTGTCGTCGATCAAGGTGGAAAAACATCTCATCATAACAGTAGGTGAGCGATTTTATATTGCTCTGGCCAAGGGACCAATTAATAGCCATCACGTCTTAATACTTTCCACGAAGCATATTCCTTGTTCGGCGCAACTCAGCCCTGAAGATTGGGAAGAGCTGGAAAAGTTTAAGGGCGCTTTGAGGCAGCTATTTAAGAGTCTGGGGCAAGTTGTCTGCTTCACGGAACGACATTACAAGACATCCCATTTGATTATAGACGTGTTGGCTTTCGAAGAGGGTTACGCCTGGAAAATCAAACACAGTTTTGAA GACAAAGCGGAAGAGTTCAATTTGGAATTTGAAACGTTGCCAGCTTTGGATTCACCTAAAATGCTGCCAGAAATGGGTCCCTATTTTGTCGCTGAACTTCCCGACGATAGCACATTAATAACGCGACAGATGAAACATTTTCCATTGCACTTTGCAAG GGACGTTTTCTGCTCCGAGAACTTGCTGAACTGCGATGAGAAAGTGAATTGGAAAGAATGTCTGTtagagaaggaggaggaaacAGCTTATGTGGAAGGATTTCGAAAGAGCTTTGCACCTTTTGATTTTACAGATGACGATTGA
- the LOC132788101 gene encoding uncharacterized protein LOC132788101: MTGVLPSFTSTINESIQYLAISTIHIIGTFILLTLNSFVFGQTIDCQRPPKLVDPATCCRDGGRDQIAENCAIQIMGANNGQQNNGPPSMDAATCLAECILTTSKYQQAPKQLNLAHIRNDLTMKFSNDSAFVEALTAAYAKCEPQSQRRLTVIQQMSPQQPKCSPFAAIVLGCAYMEYFKNCPTDRWTQSTDCALAKTFVTQCGLGA; this comes from the exons ATGACAGGGGTATTGCCCAGC TTTACTTCAACCATCAACGAAAGCATACAATATTTAGCGATTTCGACTATTCATATTATTGGAACTTTTATACTGTTGACACTTAATTCATTTGTGTTTGGCCAGACTATTGATTGTCAAAGACCTCCTAAACTAGTG GACCCTGCTACATGTTGCCGAGATGGAGGTCGAGACCAAATTGCAGAGAACTGTGCAATTCAAATTATGGGAGCTAATAATGGACAGCAAAACAATGGACCACCCTCTATGGATGCAGCAACA TGTTTGGCGGAATGCATCTTAACTACATCAAAGTACCAACAGGCACCGAAACAACTAAACTTGGCACACATACGAAATGACTTAACAATGAAATTTTCCAATGATTCCGCCTTTGTAGAGGCCTTGACTGCTGCATATGCCAAATGCGAGCCGCAATCGCAGCGTAGATTGACAGTAATTCAGCAAATGAGTCCGCAGCAACCCAAGTGCAGTCCATTCGCAGCCATTGTTTTAGGATGCGCATATATGGAGTACTTCAAGAATTGTCCTACTGATCGTTGGACACAGAGTACGGATTGTGCACTAGCTAAGACTTTTGTCACTCAATGTGGCTTGGGTGCATAA
- the LOC132793354 gene encoding augmin complex subunit dgt5, with protein MPFEEQIKAFRTWATSLGCPPSAMPSDDALKYVFKSPNKQLFMQLQARIRAQENVRTVRENLLIAKMVQLKGKVVPVCERSFLPREMQTHLRMQDLLKKKEKAKEKMTEEKKECDNVAAIIKNKNIQITNVSHKNDVLQSRHDILELKLEDLNKKFEQEQQIKQQIIATMPVKLSTKNASERLASKDVEKALKELGNFYNICNTHGNNAHQLVEAKTQLWSQMREIFGDTPNVLIFNVIMKMMDKQLEHVMNMNKKSIANQDLSKPKLDNFDVKLLKTKGDLFGMAAKYVNARNEVAQLEERFAQVYGIFVDELQKKVNNFNGITSDEDDEGSEDIISDFILQFNMRNFYQSQNEFLTEQIEKLRMDLVSGAKQLENHEMLLGSIREMYRESNIAINRIHHDMEQMSQIKEKILYNKNIMKNMLNDMTHNTKSQFLSSKLKGNMSLMSMESSFCLTNDNVLSSTKLDIDANTSVANSTLLRSLDNTTLMPGAFNSTAVMAFGSGSSLPCHLIELNTFAEIPLEKLSCIPSACSFLISANPLIVESQELASTVQLAPGHLLTPYGALQEVNKRILWASAIAALSSDLKLNLKPLIVDPHNMKLKARRQHDEIVQLLDNIKALGVKGQLQLQKVNRIYHFAMDNALHKYVPPKRTFNGACFADYESEFNLYYRIATSGGSKKK; from the exons atgCCATTTGAAGAACAAATAAAAGCATTTCGCACCTGGGCCACAAGCTTAGGATGTCCGCCAAGTGCCATGCCAAGCGATGATGCCCTTAAGTA cGTCTTTAAATCGCCCAATAAGCAACTATTTATGCAGCTCCAGGCACGGATCCGTGCACAGGAGAATGTACGAACAGTAAGAGAGAATTTGCTTATTGCAAAAATGGTTCAACTCAAGGGAAAAGTGGTTCCAGTCTGTGAGCGCAGCTTTCTGCCGCGGGAGATGCAAACACATCTTAGAATGCAAGATCTCCTtaagaagaaggagaaggcTAAAGAGAAGATGACGGAGGAGAAGAAGGAATGTGACAATGTTGCTGCCATCATCAAAAATAAGA ATATTCAAATAACCAACGTAAGTCACAAGAATGATGTGCTCCAATCACGTCACGATATACTTGAATTGAAACTAGAGgatttgaataaaaagtttgagcaagaacaacaaataaagCAGCAAATCATAGCCACAATGCCGGTCAAGCTTAGCACCAAAAATGCCAGCGAAAGACTGGCGTCCAAAGACGTGGAAAAGGCGCTTAAAGAACTTGGCAATTTTTACAACATTTGCAATACCCATGGCAATAACGCACATCAACTTGTGGAAGCCAAGACGCAGTTGTGGTCACAAATGCGTGAGATATTTGGCGACACACCAAATGTACTGATCTTCAATGTCATCATGAAGATGATGGATAAGCAGCTAGAGCACGTgatgaatatgaataaaaaaagtattgcTAATCAAGATTTGTCCAAGCCAAAGTTGGACAACTTTGATGTTAAATTGCTGAAGACCAAAGGAGATTTATTTGGTATGGCGGCAAAGTATGTAAACGCTCGGAACGAAGTGGCGCAGCTAGAGGAGCGCTTTGCTCaggtctatggtatatttgtggATGAACTGCAGAAGAAGGTAAACAACTTCAATGGGATCACCAGTGACGAGGACGACGAAGGCAGCGAAGACATCATATCCGATTTTATACTTCAATTCAATATGCGCAATTTCTATCAGTCCCAGAACGAATTCCTCACCGAGCAGATTGAGAAACTGCGCATGGATCTCGTGTCGGGCGCCAAGCAATTGGAAAACCATGAAATGCTGCTCGGCTCAATTAGGGAAATGTATCGTGAAAGTAATATAGCCATTAATCGTATTCATCACGATATGGAGCAGATGTCGCAGATCAAAGAGAAGATCCTTTACAACAAGAACATAATGAAAAACATGCTGAATGACATGACTCACAATACCAAGTCGCAGTTCCTCAGCTCAAAGCTAAAGGGTAACATGTCACTAATGAGCATGGAGAGCAGCTTCTGTCTAACAAATGACAATGTCTTGTCCAGCACTAAACTGGATATCGATGCGAATACCAGTGTGGCGAATTCTACACTTCTTCGGAGTTTAGACAATACAACTCTGATGCCTGGTGCATTCAACTCAACTGCTGTCATGGCCTTCGGCTCGGGTTCGTCGTTACCTTGTCATCTCATCGAGTTGAACACATTTGCTGAAATACCACTGGAAAAGTTGAGCTGCATTCCAAGCGCATG TTCATTTTTGATTTCGGCCAATCCGCTTATCGTGGAATCCCAGGAGCTGGCCTCCACCGTGCAACTGGCACCGGGCCATCTGCTAACACCCTATGGCGCCCTGCAGGAAGTTAACAAACGCATTTTGTGGGCGTCGGCAATTGCCGCACTTTCGTCTgacttgaaattgaatttgaagcCATTAATTG TTGATCCGCACAATATGAAGCTAAAGGCACGCAGACAGCACGATGAAATTGTCCAGTTACTCGACAACATTAAGGCGTTGGGTGTGAAAGGGCAActtcaattgcaaaaagtCAATCGTATTTATCACTTTGCTATGGACAATGCTTTGCACAAATATGTGCCGCCGAAGAGGACATTCAATGGCGCCTGTTTTGCGGACTATGAAtcagaatttaatttgtattatcgCATTGCCACTTCAGGCggttctaaaaaaaaatag